The DNA segment TACCGTTCAACGAAGGCTGGGGCCAGCATGACACGGTAGAGGTCGTCGAGTGGATGCAGGAGTACGATCCCACAAGGCCGATCAACGAAGCGAGCGGCTGGCACGATCGCGGCAGCGGCGATGTTTCGGATATGCACAATTACCCCGGACCCGGCATGCGTGATGTAGAAGAGGACCGCGTCGTCGTACTTGGCGAATTCGGTGGCTTGGGACTGCCCATCGAGGGGCATCTCTGGCAGTCGGACCGCAACTGGGGATACATATCCTATAAGAACAAAGAGGAACTGACCGACGCTTACGTTGCACTGCTCACAGCAATGCGGCCGCTTATCGGTAAGGGTCTCGCAGGTGCCGTTTATACGCAGACTTCCGACGTAGAGATCGAAGTAAACGGACTGGTTACCTATGACCGCAAGGTCATCAAGCTGGACATGGATCGCAGCGCAAAAGCTGCAAACAAGCTTTATCTTGCTCCTCCGACGATTGAGCCTCTGGTAAAAACAAGCCAGGAAGCCGAGCAGGTCTGGCAGTACACTACCGACAAGCCGGCGGGCAACTGGATGAAGCCCAGATTTGATGCCTCTGACTGGGAAACGGGCCCAGGCGGCTTTGGCACCGCAGGTACTCCAGGTGCTGTTATCGGCACCGAGTGGAGAAGCTCGGATATCTGGATGCGTCGTACTTTTGAGCTCGATCGTCTTGCTGGCGATGAGCTGGCACTGATGATCCATCACGACGAGGATGCCGAAGTTTACCTCAACGGCAAGCTGGTCAAAAAGCTGTCAGGCTATGTCGGCAGTTATACGTTTGTACCTCTGCCCGAGGACGCAAGCAAGTATCTTAAGAAGGGCACCAACACGGTTGCTGTCCACTGCCACCAGACCGAAGGCGGTCAGTTTATCGACCTTGGCCTCGTTCTTCTTGTAGACTAAGCGAAGCTAGATAATAGCTGGGTGCGGAGCTCTTTTAGTTCCGCACCCGGCAAATACCTGATCCGAAAGATTAGCGACATGATTCTAAAAAATCATTTACTCGTGTTACTTGTAACTGGCATGTTGCTTCCTCTGCTGACCTCGTGTTCAGCCGGCAGGCAAATGACGCTTACTTATGAGAATCCTGTATGGAAGGGTTATCTTGCTGACCCGCACATTCTCTATACGGACGGATCGTACTATGCCGTCGGTACTGGCCAGACCGACGACGGCAAGCACTTTCCTATTCTCAAGTCGGATGACTTTGAAAACTGGGAATTCGTAGGCGGTGCTTTAGAGCCGCTTAACGAGCCGCAGATGGATTTATACTGGGCGTCCGAGATCGCCGAGCGTGACGGCAAGTATTACCTCTATTATGCCGGCGATATGAAGATGCGGGTAGCGGTTGCGGACCGTCCCGAAGGACCTTATAAAGATGCCGGCGTCCTGCTGTTTCCCGACCTGGAATTCTCGATCGATGGGCATCCATACAAGGATCCGGTCAGCGGGAAGTGGTATCTGTTTTTCGCAAAGGATTTCTTCGATAAAAAACCGGGCACAGCCTTGGCCGTTGTCGAACTCGGCGAGGATATGATTTCAACTGTCGGCCCCGTACATACAGTCCTGCGAGCATTCGCGGACTGGCAGATCTACGAACGAAACCGCAACTGGTACGACAAACACTGGCCCGCATGGTACACGGTCGAAGGTCCTGCCGTATTGTACAAGGACGGCAAATACTACTGCTTCTACTCAGGCGGCAACTGGCAGACCCCAGAATACGGCGTAGGTTGTGCTGTTTCCGATACGATCACAGGACCCTACAAGGACCCCTGGAGCAGCGAGGGGGCGTCCGTCCTCAGCGGCCAAAACAATGAGCTTATAGGCCCCGGCCATAACTCTGTAATTACAGCCCCAGACGGTAAGACCTGGTTCATTATATACCATTCCTGGAACAGTGAACGAACTGCCAGACAAATGTGTATCGATCCTCTCGAATGGACCGCTGACGGCCCAAAAGCTTATCAGCCGTCCAGAGGCGAAAAGACAGTAACGATCCCTTTGTCCAAATAGTCACTTGAAAAGGATATTTGAATGCCTGTCAATGGAACCATAAAACGAGCACGCACATTGGGGTTGCTGGTCATTGTCTTCGCAGTGCAAACGTTGGCCGCTGCTGCTGAAGTTTCGGTTGTCGACCGCCCTGATACATCGCAGAAAAATGATCATTACGTCAGCAATCGCGAACCCCTGCTGCCGAGCCAATTCATCGAACTGCCGGTCGGTTCCATCAAACCAGAGGGATGGCTGTTAGAGTTCATCGAGCGGCAGCGTGACGGCCTGACCGGCAATCTGGGCAAGATCAGCGTATGGCTCCAAAAAGATGGTAACGCATGGCTCAGCCCCGACGGTAAGGGCGAGTGGGGCTGGGAAGAACTGCCTTACTGGCTCAAGGGGTACGGCGAGATGGCCTATATTCTCGAGGACCCTGAAATGCTCGCTGAAACAAAAGTCTGGATCGAAGGCACATTGAACAGCCGGCGCGAAAACGGTGATTTCGGTCCTGACCACCGCTTCGAAGACGGCAGTCGTGATTACTGGGCGAATATGATCATGCTGTTCTGCCTGCAGTCCTATTACGAGTACACCGGCGATGAGCGTGTCCTCGAACTGATGACCGACTATTTCAAATATCAGTTGACTGTCCCTGACGACGAGATGCTGACGCATTACTGGCAGCGGATGCGCGGCGGCGACAATATTTACAGCATTTACTGGCTTTATAACCGCACAGGAGATGAATGGCTGTTGGATCTGGCCGCCAAAATGGACCGCAATACGGCCAACTGGCGGATGGAAGATGATCTTCCGAATTGGCACAATGTTAATGTGGCTCAGGCATTTGGTGAGCCCGCCACTTATTATCTGCAGAGCCACAAGAAAAGCGACCTGGAATTCGCATACAA comes from the Anaerohalosphaera lusitana genome and includes:
- a CDS encoding glycoside hydrolase family 43 protein translates to MTLTYENPVWKGYLADPHILYTDGSYYAVGTGQTDDGKHFPILKSDDFENWEFVGGALEPLNEPQMDLYWASEIAERDGKYYLYYAGDMKMRVAVADRPEGPYKDAGVLLFPDLEFSIDGHPYKDPVSGKWYLFFAKDFFDKKPGTALAVVELGEDMISTVGPVHTVLRAFADWQIYERNRNWYDKHWPAWYTVEGPAVLYKDGKYYCFYSGGNWQTPEYGVGCAVSDTITGPYKDPWSSEGASVLSGQNNELIGPGHNSVITAPDGKTWFIIYHSWNSERTARQMCIDPLEWTADGPKAYQPSRGEKTVTIPLSK